ATGGCGGCATGCGTTCAGAAACCTGTCCATGAATTTTTAACTGAGAAAGAATTTTTGAGGTCATAAAAACGTGAACAAGCTCATGTGCAATTACGTGCTGAAACTGTCCGATTGAGCCTTCAAACGGAATTACAACTCTTCCCTTTACAAATTCAAAAAATCCACCGACTCCGTCGGGAATAAATCCGGGGGAAGTATTAGTCTGCTTAAAATGTGTTGGTGAGGCGTAAAATATTATAGGGACTGTATCATACAGGGAATGATTGAACTTCTGAACGAGGTTTTTATATTGCTCTTCCGCAAAATATGCTCCCTGCTCTGCAAGTTCTTTGGCTTCCTTGTAATAATAGATTTTGAAATGCTCGGTAGACATTGTATACCATTCAAAATCGGAATATTGAACTTTGTTTCTGCCGAAGTCGACAAATTGAGCAGATGAGGGAAGATATAATGAGAGGAAGAAAAGTATTATAAGTAGTTTCTTCACAGAGATAAATTAAAAAACGCCGAAGGCATAATCAAGAATAAATTTATTAATTACATCGTTTTATCGGTTATGGTATAGAGCTCGCCTTTGTCAATAATAAATTTTACTTCGAATGGAAATTTCTGTGATGGGATTTGTGTAGGGTACCAGTTGCGATTATTTACTGCAACAATGAAAAGTCCGTTATCATCTCCCATTGCAGAAAATGTATCGGAGTTTACACTCTTTACAAAATCTGAGACTTTGTAATCATTAATTAATTTTTCTTTTAGAGCAGGAACATTATCAGTTACTATTCCAATTTCACTAACATTTAAAATTTGAGATGAATCAAATGGCTCACTGGTTTTATTATCTAAATCAAACCTGGAAATTAGTTCTACAATGTTTCCTGCAGGATCAAAAAAATAAACCGACTTTGCTTTCCAGTTAACAAAATCCACTATATGATTGTTTTCGGAAATCTGCATTAAATCCACTTTACCCTTCATCCAATCTTTAGCTTCTTCAATCTTATTTGAAGGAATGTTGAATGCGAAATGATAGAATGGATTCTTGCTTTCTGAATCCAGTTTAAAATTAACCTGAGTGCTGCCTGACTGAAAAGATATAATGTCTGAATTTTCTGATATGATTTTTAATGATAGTACACTGCCGTAAAAATCTTTTACGGCAGTAATACTATTGGTATGAAGAGTAAGCTCTTTTATCTGCACTGTATATTTTTTTCACAAAAATAGTTATCATGAAAATTAATACCTGTGCAAAATTATTTCATAAGAAGCATTTTGATTGACTCGGTAAAATTTGCCGTAATCAACTTGCAGTAATAAACTCCGCTTGAATAATTTCCTGCATTCCACTGGGTTTCATATTTACCTGCGGGAAGTATTTCGTTTACAAGTGTTTCTAGTTCTTTACCTGTATTATCAAATATTTTT
The genomic region above belongs to Bacteroidota bacterium and contains:
- a CDS encoding glyoxalase; the encoded protein is MQIKELTLHTNSITAVKDFYGSVLSLKIISENSDIISFQSGSTQVNFKLDSESKNPFYHFAFNIPSNKIEEAKDWMKGKVDLMQISENNHIVDFVNWKAKSVYFFDPAGNIVELISRFDLDNKTSEPFDSSQILNVSEIGIVTDNVPALKEKLINDYKVSDFVKSVNSDTFSAMGDDNGLFIVAVNNRNWYPTQIPSQKFPFEVKFIIDKGELYTITDKTM